The Terriglobales bacterium genome includes a window with the following:
- a CDS encoding polymer-forming cytoskeletal protein, whose translation MWKPTNQQQPSQHTPEPQRPTPTPTTVNEPTPVTAPRNATLNTADQATIGKSLVIKGEVTGSESLYIDGRVEGSINLSGNRVTVGRNGVVNANISAREIVVLGKVRGNLAASDRVDIRTEGSLTGDVVAQRISIEDGAFFKGGIDIRKPGQSADRKPNGEAKDTAEATAAAR comes from the coding sequence ATGTGGAAGCCCACCAATCAGCAGCAACCTAGCCAGCACACGCCGGAGCCGCAGCGTCCGACGCCAACCCCGACGACCGTGAACGAACCCACGCCCGTCACCGCACCCCGCAACGCCACCCTGAACACCGCCGATCAGGCCACCATCGGCAAATCGCTTGTGATCAAGGGCGAAGTCACCGGATCCGAATCGCTTTATATCGATGGCCGCGTGGAAGGTTCCATTAACCTCTCCGGCAACCGCGTCACCGTCGGACGCAACGGCGTGGTGAACGCCAATATTTCGGCTCGTGAGATCGTCGTACTCGGCAAGGTTCGCGGTAATCTGGCCGCGAGCGATCGCGTGGACATCCGTACGGAAGGCTCGCTGACGGGCGATGTCGTTGCCCAGCGTATCTCGATCGAAGATGGCGCCTTCTTCAAGGGCGGCATCGATATCCGCAAGCCCGGCCAATCGGCCGATCGCAAGCCCAACGGCGAAGCGAAGGATACGGCGGAAGCCACCGCAGCCGCGCGGTAA